A genome region from Manihot esculenta cultivar AM560-2 chromosome 5, M.esculenta_v8, whole genome shotgun sequence includes the following:
- the LOC110615046 gene encoding non-specific lipid transfer protein GPI-anchored 10 → MQIAEEHTPSMHVTTHAQNALSSYLINHLLNPKFLISNNQHITHAMASLHPQFPMVVTSLVFLFLIFLPSKAVSQSEDIPITPDPTIADCTPRLLPLTPCAPFVQGVAQSPPPSCCDNLRQLYLQQPGCLCIFLNDTNLSSFPINSTLALQLPALCHIHVKISACSGIPEVPSSSPAFQVPLGAHNNSAKGKHINSSVAASPMVQVTPRPVIMGLGLGRSAGRKLKPERLLVLLMTLAATFLTKATHSV, encoded by the exons ATGCAGATTGCAGAAGAACACACACCAAGCATGCATGTAACAACTCATGCTCAAAATGCACTTTCATCTTATTTAATCAATCATCTTCTTAACCCTAAATTTCTCATTTCCAATAACCAACACATTACACATGCCATGGCCTCTCTTCATCCTCAATTCCCCATGGTCGTTACTTCCcttgtttttcttttccttaTTTTCCTTCCATCCAAAGCAGTCTCACAGTCAGAGGACATCCCCATCACCCCAGACCCAACAATAGCTGATTGCACCCCGCGGCTGCTGCCACTGACCCCATGTGCTCCATTCGTCCAAGGCGTAGCCCAATCACCGCCACCATCTTGCTGCGACAACCTCAGGCAACTCTACTTGCAGCAACCTGGCTGTCTTTGCATCTTTCTCAATGACACCAACTTGAGTTCTTTCCCAATTAACAGTACTCTGGCCTTGCAGCTGCCTGCTCTTTGTCACATTCATGTAAAGATCTCTGCTTGTTCAG GGATTCCTGAAGTGCCTTCTAGTTCACCTGCTTTTCAAGTTCCCCTAGGGGCACATAACAATTCTGCTAAAGGGAAACACATAAACTCTTCTGTTGCTG CTTCTCCAATGGTTCAAGTGACACCAAGGCCTGTTATCATGGGATTAGGGCTGGGCCGGAGTGCTGGTCGGAAGTTGAAGCCAGAAAGGTTATTGGTGCTTCTGATGACTCTGGCAGCTACTTTTCTTACAAAAGCAACACACTCTGTCTAG
- the LOC110614335 gene encoding uncharacterized protein LOC110614335, whose translation MALFVVIGGGGRIVYTNLARSNPYIYRPLHRPQILFPLSPSRNAHIVSAKKLSSRTGRFDSKNRRSSTTTRDQEDEEEEEQEGIAGTERVGGNEDVSSSRVENAGTSNVDVEDDGYFLPKLPGDEPDFWEGPQWDALGFVVQYLWAFGIVFALIACGIAVATYNEGATDFKETPAYKESIQSRELLEEPEASNSDVFDSNPTEVAPSLD comes from the exons ATGGCTCTCTTTGTAGTCATCGGTGGTGGAGGCAGAATCGTCTACACCAACCTCGCCAGAAGCAACCCCTATATCTACCGCCCCCTCCATCGTCCCCAAATCCTTTTCCCACTCTCACCCAGTAGAAATGCCCATATAGTCTCTGCCAAGAAGCTCTCATCACGAACTGGCCGCTTTGACAGCAAAAACAGGAGGAGCTCTACAACCACCAGAGACCAGgaagacgaagaagaagaagaacaagaaggGATTGCTGGTACTGAAAGGGTCGGTGGTAATGAAGATGTTAGTTCAAGCAGAGTTGAAAATGCGGGTACAAGTAATGTTGATGTGGAGGATGATGGCTATTTCTTGCCTAAGCTCCCCGGAGACGAGCCGGACTTCTGGGAAGGTCCGCAGTGGGATGCTCTTGGGTTCGTTGTGCAGTATTTGTGGGCTTTTGGGATTGTTTTTGCG CTAATTGCATGTGGGATTGCTGTGGCTACTTACAATGAAGGGGCAACAGATTTTAAGGAGACTCCTGCATACAAAGAGTCAATCCAATCTCGAGAGCTTTTAGAAGAACCTGAAGCATCTAATTCTGATGTGTTTGACTCCAATCCAACCGAGGTGGCGCCTAGTTTGGATTAG